ATGGTCTTCAGCAGGGCCGCTGCGCCGTCGTGTTTGTCGTAGCCTTCAGCGCCGTTTGCCAGTTCACGGGCCTTATCCGCCGTCTCGACGGAGGCCTTGACGGTTTCGGCGGTTTTCTCCGCGGACGTGGTTGCGTCGGTGCAGAGCCGGTTGGTCTGGCCGTTGCTGATGTTCGCACCGACGAAGGTGCCGGCGGTCAGGACGCATACGGCCGCTGCGCCGAGGGCAGCGATGACCAGTGTCTTCCTGCCGCGGCTCGGAGGGGTCTGCGGGCTTTCGGTCATGATGGATTTCCTTGTTCAGGTGCCCGCAGTGCTTGAAAAACCATGGGCTGATGTTTGATTTCCTGCTGATCTCTATCGGCGGGGATCGGCGGGTCGAAAGTAAGGGCCCTTTGGGAGCGTCCGTTTCCACCGCCACTCGTCCTTTCCTCCCCAGCCGGCAACGAGGTCCCGGAGCCCGGGGAGTTGTCGACATCCGCAGACCATGACGCCACGCGTCCGGTGAGGGCCGGACATGCTCGGGCCATGAACACCCAAGACACACGCTGCAGCGCCGTTCCTCGCCGCGAAGATACCTCCGGCGACACCGCCGCCGAGGCAGCTCAGTGACACTCGGACGCACCTACGGCGTAGGACTCGTAGGCCTGCAGGGCAGGATCGTCGAGGTTGAAGCGGATATCGGGCAATCCCTGCCCTCCTTTATCCTGCTGGGGCTGCCCGATGCCTCCCTCAACGAAGCACGGGACCGGGTGAAGTCCGCGGCAAAGAACGCCGGGCTGCCGCTGAGCCGGCGCCGGATCACGGTCAACCTGATGCCGGCGGACGTACCGAAGCATGGCTCCGGGTTTGATCTGGCCATTGCGGTCGCCGCCCTCTGCGCCGGCGGGGTATTGCGGAGCCCCGGCCGGTGCATCTTTCTGGCGGAACTCGGACTGGACAGCAGGCTCCGCCCGATCCGCGGCATCCTGCCGGCGGTCATGGCGGCGGTCTCTGCCGGACACACGGACTTTGTCGTTGCGGCGCAGAACGCAGAGGAAGCAGCGCTGGTTCCCGGTGCACGGGTACGCGGCTATTCCTGTCTAGCAGAGGTAGCAGCGGATTTTGGTGCCGATCCCGAACAGTTGAACTTTCCGGCACCAGTCGCCAGGACGGAGGAGGGAACGGATGAGAATGAAGACGAGTCCGACATCAGGATTCCTGACCTCTCCGACGTCGCCGGGCAGCCCGAGGCCCGGTTTGCCGTGGAGGTGGCTGCGGCCGGGGCGCACCACCTCCTGATGACCGGGCCGCCTGGGGCGGGAAAGACCATGCTGGCGGAACGGCTGCCCGGCATCCTTCCGGACCTTCCGGACGACCAGGCCATGGAGGTCACCGCCATCCATTCGCTGGCCTGGCAGGGACGACCATGCCGTCAGCTGCTCCGCAGGCCGCCGTTCGAAAGCCCGCACCACACTGCCTCCACCGCGGCGGTGATCGGCGGCGGCGCGGGCATACCCCGTCCCGGTGCCGCTTCCCGCGCACACCGTGGTGTGCTCTTCCTCGACGAAGCACCCGAGTACGAGCGGCGGGTCCTGGACGGGCTGCGCCAGCCCCTGGAAAGCGGAAGGCTGGTGCTGCACCGGGCGGCGGGAACAGCCGTGTACCCGGCGCGCTTCCAGCTGGTCCTGGCGGCGAACCCGTGCCCCTGCGGCCTGGCGACAGGGAAGGGGATTGAGTGCACCTGCACCGCCACCCAGCGGCGCCGGTATTTCAGCCGGCTCTCCGGCCCGCTGCTGGACCGCGTCGATCTGCAGCTCTCGGTCCAGCGGGTTTCACTGGGCGATTATTTTGCCCAAGAGTCCGCAGAGGCGAGTTCCGCGGTGGCAGCGCGGGTGCGGGAGGCGCGGAAGCTGCAGCGGGACCGGCTCCGGCCGCTGGGCGCGGAAACAAATGCCGAAGTCCCCGGCACCCTGCTGCGGGACACCCTGCGTCCCCCGGCCGTCGCGACCGCGGCACTGGACCGGGCGATGGAACGCCAACTGCTGACCGCACGCGGCTATGACCGGGTATTGCGTGTGGCCTGGACCATCGCGGATCTGGTCGGGCACGGGACGCCGGATGCCGACGACGTCGGCCAGGCCCTCGCGTTCCGGCGGCAGGACGCGGCGGCATGAGTATCGAAGAGGTGCTGACCGCGCGGGCGGCTCTGTCGCGACTGTTCGAACCCTCGGACATGGCAGGCCTCGCCCTGGTGGCCGCCACCGGTCCAGTCCATGCCCTGCAGATCGCCACCGGCAGGTCGACGGCACCTGGTGGAGTGCGGGCCGAAATTGCCACGCACGCGTCCTCGGGCGGCAGCGGGCAAGGTGACGCGCTGGCAGAGGGGCTCCAACGGTGGAAGCCGCGGGTCGCGGATCTCGCGCCGGACCGGGACCTGGAGACGATCCGCCGGCTGGGCGGGGAACTCCTCGTGCCGGAGGATCCCCGGTGGCCGGAAGCCCTGCTGCATCTGGAGCTGGGGATGCCGCTCTGCCTATGGGTCCGGGGAACCCTTGACCGGGGACTGCCGGCGCTCGGCCGCACCGTCGCGGTGGTTGGATCCCGGGATGCGACCGGGTACGGGCTTTCCATAGCCGGAGATATTTCCGCGGGGCTTGCCAACCGCGGATTCACCGTCGTCTCCGGAGGTGCTTACGGAATCGACGCGCAGGCGCACCGTTCGGCCCTGGCCTCCGCTCCCGCCGGCACTGCTGCAACCATCGCCGTGATGGCCGGCGGAGCGGACCGGTTCTACCCGGCCGGCAACGAAGACCTGCTGCGTGCAGTGGCATCCCGAGGGGTGCTGCTGTCCGAGGTACCGCCCGGATCGGCCCCCACCCGGTGGCGGTTTCTCCAACGGAACCGGATCATCGCCGCACTGAGCGCTGTCACCGTGGTGGTGGAGGCGCGCTGGCGCTCCGGAGCGCTCAACACCGCGCATCACGCCGCCGGCCTGGGCCGCGAGGTAGGTGCCGTGCCCGGGTCCGTCTATTCGGCCAACTCCGCCGGCTGCCACCGGCTGCTCCGGGACGGCAGTGCCGTCTGTGTGACCGATGCCGGGGAAGTTGCCGAACTGGCCGGACCGTTCGGCTCGGGTGCAGCTGCGGGGGATGCGCCGGGGGACTCCGGCGGACGTGAAGGCGGCGGACGCGGGGGCGCGAGCGGGGAGAAGCGGTCCGACCATGACGGGCTGGCCGTGCAGGACCTGCTCCTGCTGGATGCGCTCCCGGTGCGGAACGGAACGACCGTGGACAAACTCGCGTCCGTCGCGGGACTGTCTCCGCCGGGAGTGCGTGCGGGGCTCGCCCGGCTGGAGCTGGAAGGACTCGCCGTGCGTTCCGAAGCGGATCTCTGGCGTCGGTCCCGGCGCTAGAAGCAGCACCATCGCTCCACCCCACCATCACCCAGGAAGGGAAACACCATGATCATGCACAAGATTGTCACCTCACCCCTCGGCGTGCTCACCCTAGTCAGCTCGGAGGGCGCCCTGAGCGCAGTCCGGCTGGGACCGCCGCCGGCACCCGCAGGTGCAGGCACGCCGTACGGCATCGCAGTGGAGGACGGATTCGAGGACGTTGAACGTCAGTTGAGTGAGTACTTCGAGGGCCGGCGGTGCTGCTTCACCGTGGCAACCAGTCCCGAGGGCACCGAGTTCCAACAAAAGGTATGGGAGCAGGTTGCGGGCATCGGGTACGGCCGGACGGCCAGCTACAAGCAGCTGGCGGTGCTTCTGGGCGACGCAGCCAAGGCCCGAAGCGTCGGTGCGGCCCTGGCCCGCAACCCGCTGAACCTGGTGGTCCCCACGCACCGCGTCGTGGGCTCCCGCGGAGCACTGACGGGTTACTCCGGCGGTGTGGACGCCAAGCGGTACCTGCTGGAACTGGAACAGGCACCACAGACCGAGCACCTGCGCCGCAGCTGTGGGCAGGCGGTTACCGCCTCGGCGGAAACCTCCAGGTCCGCTTGAACCGCAGCGACGGGCCGAGTGTCCGGCCCTCCACCGCGTGCCTGCTTGAACGGCAGGGGCAAAGAGAGAACAGTGAGGAGGTGACGTCAAAGGGAACAGCAGGGAGCACGGCATGGCCAGCGGAGTTCCATGCCGCGCTGGAAGGCTTTTGCCGCTACCTCACGGCGGAGCGCGGTAGGTCCGAACATACCGTCCGGGCCTACGAGTCGGACGTGGCGAAACTGCTCGATTACGCGCTCGGCACCGGAGCGGGCTCGCTGAAGGAACTGGACCTGGGGATCCTGCGCGGCTGGTTGGGGGAGCTCAGCGCCGCCGGACAGGCCCGCTCCACCCTGGCCCGCCGTGCCGCCACCGCCCGCAGCTTCGCCAACTGGGCGCTGCGCGAGGAACTGATTCATGAGAATCCGGCCCTGCGGCTCCGGGCACCCAAGAAGGAAAAGACCCTGCCCGGAGTGCTGCGCAGCAGCCAGCTGGACGACCTCTTCGAAACCCTGAAGACCGCCGCTGCAGAAGGGGATCCGCTGGCCCTGCGGGACCGTGCAATGGTCGAACTGCTCTACGCCACCGGCACCCGGGTGGGGGAACTGGCAGGCCTGGACGTGGATGACCTCGATCCCGACCGCAGGACCCTCACGGTGCTGGGCAAGGGTAATAAGGAGCGCACCGTCCCCTACGGCCTGCCGGCGGCGCTTGCGGTGGACGATTGGCTGCGCCGGGGCCGGCCCGCTCTGGCCACCGGAGAAAGCGGTCCGGCACTTTTCCTGGGCAAGCGCGGCGGACGCGTCGACCAGCGCCAGGTCCGCAGCGTCGTCGCCGGTCTCCTGGCGGACATGCCGGACACCTCCGCGTCGGGGCCACATGCGCTGCGCCACTCTGCAGCAACCCACCTGCTGGACGGCGGAGCGGACCTGCGCGCGGTGCAGGAAATCCTGGGCCACTCGTCCCTGGCCACCACCCAGCTGTACACCCACGTCTCCGTGGACCGGCTCCGGCAGAGCTACAGCCAGGCCCATCCGCGGGCCTGAGCGCGCGGTCGACACGCGCACTCTGCTCACCTTGCGCGGGGGCACCAAACGATACATTGGCACATAGACGTAACTTACGGCACAATGATGGACAGCGGACACCTGGCACAATATCCGTCCATACAGCAGCAGGTCGTTGGGGAAGACGTACCTACAGCTATGGAGGATGGAATGTCTGTTGTGATGGCGCGCGGCGTACTGTTTGTGCACTCAGCCCCTTCCGCGTTGTGCCCTCATATTGAGTGGGCCATCGGATCCGTCGTGGAAAAGCGAACGGATCTTCAGTGGACCCCTCAGCCGGCGGCGCCCGGAATGGTCCGGGCCGAGATTGCCTGGACCGGGCCGCAGGGCACCGGTTCCCTGCTCGCGTCCGCCCTGCGTGGCTGGGCGCACCTCCGCTACGAGGTAACGGAGGAACAGAGCGCCGGCGCCGACGGCAGCCGCTGGGCGCACACCCCCGAGCTGGGCATCTTCCACGCCGCCACCGATGTGCACGGCAACATCATGATCTCCGAGGACCGTATCCGGTACGCCTATGAGAGCGGTGCCGGGGATCCCTCCGCCGTCTACCATGAGCTGTCCCTCGCCCTGGGCGAGGCCTGGGACGAGGAACTCGAGCCGTTCCGCCACGCCGCCGACGG
This window of the Arthrobacter sp. zg-Y919 genome carries:
- a CDS encoding methylated-DNA--[protein]-cysteine S-methyltransferase, coding for MIMHKIVTSPLGVLTLVSSEGALSAVRLGPPPAPAGAGTPYGIAVEDGFEDVERQLSEYFEGRRCCFTVATSPEGTEFQQKVWEQVAGIGYGRTASYKQLAVLLGDAAKARSVGAALARNPLNLVVPTHRVVGSRGALTGYSGGVDAKRYLLELEQAPQTEHLRRSCGQAVTASAETSRSA
- a CDS encoding YifB family Mg chelatase-like AAA ATPase — translated: MTLGRTYGVGLVGLQGRIVEVEADIGQSLPSFILLGLPDASLNEARDRVKSAAKNAGLPLSRRRITVNLMPADVPKHGSGFDLAIAVAALCAGGVLRSPGRCIFLAELGLDSRLRPIRGILPAVMAAVSAGHTDFVVAAQNAEEAALVPGARVRGYSCLAEVAADFGADPEQLNFPAPVARTEEGTDENEDESDIRIPDLSDVAGQPEARFAVEVAAAGAHHLLMTGPPGAGKTMLAERLPGILPDLPDDQAMEVTAIHSLAWQGRPCRQLLRRPPFESPHHTASTAAVIGGGAGIPRPGAASRAHRGVLFLDEAPEYERRVLDGLRQPLESGRLVLHRAAGTAVYPARFQLVLAANPCPCGLATGKGIECTCTATQRRRYFSRLSGPLLDRVDLQLSVQRVSLGDYFAQESAEASSAVAARVREARKLQRDRLRPLGAETNAEVPGTLLRDTLRPPAVATAALDRAMERQLLTARGYDRVLRVAWTIADLVGHGTPDADDVGQALAFRRQDAAA
- the dprA gene encoding DNA-processing protein DprA, with amino-acid sequence MSIEEVLTARAALSRLFEPSDMAGLALVAATGPVHALQIATGRSTAPGGVRAEIATHASSGGSGQGDALAEGLQRWKPRVADLAPDRDLETIRRLGGELLVPEDPRWPEALLHLELGMPLCLWVRGTLDRGLPALGRTVAVVGSRDATGYGLSIAGDISAGLANRGFTVVSGGAYGIDAQAHRSALASAPAGTAATIAVMAGGADRFYPAGNEDLLRAVASRGVLLSEVPPGSAPTRWRFLQRNRIIAALSAVTVVVEARWRSGALNTAHHAAGLGREVGAVPGSVYSANSAGCHRLLRDGSAVCVTDAGEVAELAGPFGSGAAAGDAPGDSGGREGGGRGGASGEKRSDHDGLAVQDLLLLDALPVRNGTTVDKLASVAGLSPPGVRAGLARLELEGLAVRSEADLWRRSRR
- a CDS encoding DUF3145 domain-containing protein, which gives rise to MSVVMARGVLFVHSAPSALCPHIEWAIGSVVEKRTDLQWTPQPAAPGMVRAEIAWTGPQGTGSLLASALRGWAHLRYEVTEEQSAGADGSRWAHTPELGIFHAATDVHGNIMISEDRIRYAYESGAGDPSAVYHELSLALGEAWDEELEPFRHAADGAPVRWLHQVG
- a CDS encoding tyrosine recombinase XerC, with translation MTSKGTAGSTAWPAEFHAALEGFCRYLTAERGRSEHTVRAYESDVAKLLDYALGTGAGSLKELDLGILRGWLGELSAAGQARSTLARRAATARSFANWALREELIHENPALRLRAPKKEKTLPGVLRSSQLDDLFETLKTAAAEGDPLALRDRAMVELLYATGTRVGELAGLDVDDLDPDRRTLTVLGKGNKERTVPYGLPAALAVDDWLRRGRPALATGESGPALFLGKRGGRVDQRQVRSVVAGLLADMPDTSASGPHALRHSAATHLLDGGADLRAVQEILGHSSLATTQLYTHVSVDRLRQSYSQAHPRA